CCCATTTTTCAATAAAACCTTTTACTCCTTCAATATTTTTAAACTTTTCTGAAATCTCAGGAACCTTGAACCCCATTGATCTGGCTTTTTCCAATGCATCAAACTGAGATTCAACGCTAATATCTTCCCCAACCAAAAAATACAACAAACACTCCAATGGTCGTCTGGCTACCTCTTTACTGTCCTGCATTTTTAAAGTTCCACTGGCCAAATTTCGGGGATTAGCATAAGGTTCTTCTCCATTTTTTATTCGCGAATTATTCAGTTTTTCAAAATCTTCATTTGGAAAAACTATTTCCCCTCGAATATCAAAGCTATCAGGATAATCTCCATGTAAAATTAAAGGTATAGATTTAATTGTCCGTATATTGGCGGTAACATCATCTCCCTGAAAGCCATCTCCCCTTGTGAGGGCCTGAGTGAGTTTTCCGTCCTCATAGCTAAGACTGATCGATGCCCCGTCATACTTCAGTTCACATACATACTCTATATCCTCATCCTCAACCAGTTTTTTTATTCTTTTCTCATAATCCTCCAACTCTTCATACGAATAAGAATTGTCTAAAGAATACATGCGATTTCTATGCTGGATAGTGTTGAATTTTTTCGTCACATATCCACCAACACGTTGTGTAGGCGAATTACTATCGGCAAACTCCGGATATTTCTCCTCCAAATCCTGAAGTTCCTTCAATTTCATATCAAATTCATAATCAGAAACTATAGGCTTATCCAGAATATAATAGTTATAATTATGCTGATGCAATTCTTCTCTTAACGCTTGTATTTTTGATTCTATGCTGTTCATTTTTTTGGTTACATGTTACTGATTGCTGGTTACCATCATGCTTTAAGCATCTTCATCATCCTGAAATTCCCCCTAAAATCTTTTCTCAACTCTATATTTACAAAACCTAAATCAGCTGCCATTTCTTTCATCGATTCAGATAGGTTCTGGTTTATCTCAAAATACAAACTTCCTTTATCTTTTAGGTTTGTTGAGGCATATTTCATTATCTGACGATAAAAAATCAAGGGATCATCATCTTCAACAAAAAGAGCCAAATGCGGTTCATAATCCATCACATTCGATTTCATTGAACTTTTTTCTCTATTCATAACATATGGCGGATTGCTAACTATTACATCAAATTCTTTTTCAGCAAAAGTCTCATCTGCAACGAGATTAAGAGCATCTGCCTTAACAAAATTGACCCCGTTATTTACCAGCATGTTATTTTCCCGGGCAACATCAAGAGCATCACTCGAGATATCAAGAGCCCAAACATCAGATTGGGTTTTATTATCTTTTAATGATATCGCTATACACCCGCTACCGGTTGCCACATCAAGAATATCTATTTGCTTATGCTCATAATCCATCAGAACCCAATCGAGTAACTCTTCTGTTTCGGGGCGTGGGATAAGTACATTTTCATTCACTATAAAGCTATGACCGTAAAAATAAGCCTTCCCTGTTATATATTGTATCGGCTCATGACCTTTTAATCTTTCACAATACGAATTAAACTTGTCAATTGCGAATTTAGGAGGTTCAAAATTAGGTTCCAGTGCAAATTCCAAACGACTAATCTCAAAAACAGCTTCCGACAACATCCAAAACTGGGTAATTAATTCATTTTTACTCTCGAAATGCTTATCGAATGCGTCTTCAAATATTTGTTTTATTTCACTTAATTTCATGTTTGTAATTTGCAGTGAATATAATGCTATTATATCTATTAACTACAATAATCACTATTAGTTTCGTCAATATTATCCTTCATCCACACTAGGCAATCCTTAAAGTTATCAAATAGTTGTGTATTAGGTATAAGGTCAGGAATAATATCTATATTTTCCAACATATACTTAGGCTGATTGTTTAAGCCCACTATTAGTATTTTTCGATTCGATTTACACAAATCTACCAGCATATCTTCCAGCACAAACAATCCCGACTGATCTAAATAGGACATATTTTCCATTCTTATAATAATTGCCGTAGACGTGTCGGGTATCTGGCGTGCAAGTTGCTGAAATTCACTTGCCGATCCAAAAAACAGTGGCCCTTTTATATGCTTAATAAAGGTTTTATCTTTTAAGTTTTCGGGCAAATCAATTTCATCGTCCCACTCTTCTTCCTTTCTGAGTGATACTATTCCAGAGTAATTTGCGGTCATATCACCAATATTTTTCATAAACATCAGCGACGAAATTACCATTCCAATACCTACTGCATAAACCAAATTCCACACCGACGACAACACCAATACCAACACAAGAACTCCGGCCTCCGGCAATGGCATTCCGGGTAAAGCTTTTAATCCTTTAAAATCCATTACTCCTATACCTACGGTAATAAGTATTCCTGCCAAAACAGCAGCAGGTATTTTAGATGCCAATGGTCCCAATGCCATTAAAACTATTAACAATAACACTCCGGAAGCCATTCCGGAAATACGAGTTTTACCACCTGCGTTAATATTAACAACAGTTCTTATAGTAGCACCTGCACCGGGTATTCCTCCAAAAATTGCAGACACCGCATTACCAATACCCTGACCAATAAGTTCCTTGTTTGGCTTGTGGCGGGTTCTAGTCATATTATCGGCTACAATTGAGGTAAGAAGTGAATCAATAGAACCTAATAATGCCAGGGTAAACGCACTAAACACAAAAGGCAACATATTGCTTATACTAAATCCTGTAAATATTTCGAAATTAGGAATAGGCAATCCAGAGGGTATTTGCTCAATGGTACGGTAATCGATATTAAAAGCAATAGCAACGCTTGTAGCAATTACCAAAGCAATTAATGTACTGGGTATAGTCTTAGCAATGCGTTTAAAACCATAAATCATAATAATTGTAGAAAGAGTTAATAAAAACTCCACTATACTAATATTTTTAATAGCCTGTGGTATAGTTTTTACTGAGCCCAATACACCTGAGGCATCTTTTGCTGCTAAATCTTTAGATTCGGCTAAAATATCATCTTCCGAAATATCGTCAGCTCTTTCGATAGTTTGTTTAAAATCGTCTAAAACCAGTATTCCTTCTCCGGCTTCTTCCCTTAGTATTTTATCAAGCAATATTTCCTCAGCCTGTGGTTTGAACTTCAGAACATAATCCATGTCCTCTTTTGGGTAATAGCCAACAGCCGGGAGTATTTGAGTAATAAGAATAATAACTCCAATTGCTGTCATAAAACCCGATACTACGGGGTAAGGCATGTATTTTATATAGCTTCCAATTCCAATTAGTCCAAAAGCTATTTGAAACAATGCAGCCATAACAAAAACGCTAAGTATAAGTGGTA
This genomic window from Bacteroidota bacterium contains:
- the prmC gene encoding peptide chain release factor N(5)-glutamine methyltransferase — its product is MKLSEIKQIFEDAFDKHFESKNELITQFWMLSEAVFEISRLEFALEPNFEPPKFAIDKFNSYCERLKGHEPIQYITGKAYFYGHSFIVNENVLIPRPETEELLDWVLMDYEHKQIDILDVATGSGCIAISLKDNKTQSDVWALDISSDALDVARENNMLVNNGVNFVKADALNLVADETFAEKEFDVIVSNPPYVMNREKSSMKSNVMDYEPHLALFVEDDDPLIFYRQIMKYASTNLKDKGSLYFEINQNLSESMKEMAADLGFVNIELRKDFRGNFRMMKMLKA
- a CDS encoding SulP family inorganic anion transporter — its product is MNNLFKFDLSNLRGDILGGITAGVVALPLALAFGVSSGLGPDAGLYGAIFISFLGSLFGGTKTQISGPTAPMTAVSMVIIADIVGVFDGDVASALPLILSVFVMAALFQIAFGLIGIGSYIKYMPYPVVSGFMTAIGVIILITQILPAVGYYPKEDMDYVLKFKPQAEEILLDKILREEAGEGILVLDDFKQTIERADDISEDDILAESKDLAAKDASGVLGSVKTIPQAIKNISIVEFLLTLSTIIMIYGFKRIAKTIPSTLIALVIATSVAIAFNIDYRTIEQIPSGLPIPNFEIFTGFSISNMLPFVFSAFTLALLGSIDSLLTSIVADNMTRTRHKPNKELIGQGIGNAVSAIFGGIPGAGATIRTVVNINAGGKTRISGMASGVLLLIVLMALGPLASKIPAAVLAGILITVGIGVMDFKGLKALPGMPLPEAGVLVLVLVLSSVWNLVYAVGIGMVISSLMFMKNIGDMTANYSGIVSLRKEEEWDDEIDLPENLKDKTFIKHIKGPLFFGSASEFQQLARQIPDTSTAIIIRMENMSYLDQSGLFVLEDMLVDLCKSNRKILIVGLNNQPKYMLENIDIIPDLIPNTQLFDNFKDCLVWMKDNIDETNSDYCS